The Fibrobacter sp. sequence AGTCAAGGAACTCGCGAAACAGATCGGCTGGGTGGATTTCGCCACCAAGAAAGAGAGCATGGACTTCCTGGAATGCGGCGACTACTCGGTGCTGTTCGACGAATCCGACAACGTTCCCGGCGACTTCGTGGACATGCAGGGCAAGGTGCTCGGCAAGCACAAGGGCATCGTGCACTACACCATCGGGCAGCGCAAGGGTTTGAACATCGGCGGCCAGCCGGAACCGCTCTTCGTCGTGTCCATCGACGCGAAGAAGAACCAGGTGGTGCTCGGCCCCCGCAGCGCCCTCAGCTGCACCGAAGTTTCGGGCGTGGAACTCAACCTGATGGTATCCGAAAGCTCGCCGCTCCTGAAGGGCGAACTGACGGCGCACATCAGGCTCGGCCACAAGGGCGCCGTCGCGCGGATCGTATCGCTCGACACTGCCGCCGGCACGATCCGCGTCCGGTTCGACGAACCGCAGTTCGCCTCCGCCCCGGGCCAGGTGCTCGTGCTCTACGCGGGCGCGGGCGTGGTCGCCTCGGCAATTATCGCCTAAAAGCCCGTTCAGACAGTCCCCACCCCAAAAAACGGGAAAAAAAGCCCGTAAACGCAAAAAAATTGCCCCATAAGCGATTCTTTTGTGTTTTTTTTCATACTTTTTAAGCAAATTCATGATAAATTTTAATGTTGAGCCTTTTTCGCACAAAAGTTTCACGCGAAGGCGCATACAAGAGGTTTTTTGATGCTGTGGACGTCGGTTTCTAAGTCGAAAAAAATTCTGTGGGCTGCAGGACTCATTTGCGTCGCAATCCTCATAAATCTCATACTTTCGAAACTGGTCCTCTTTTTCGAAATCCCGATTTACGCGGACTGTATCGGAACCATCATCGCCGCCATGCTGGGCGGAACGCTCCCCGCTGTACTCGTTGGGTTCTGCTCCAACGCAATCAACGGCATTTCCAACCTCACCACGCTCTACTACGGCATCATCAGCATCCTCATCGGTGTCGCCGCGGCCCTTTTCCAGCAGAACGGCTTTTTCCGCAGCGCGCTTAAGGCGTGCATCGCCGTGCTCACGTTCGCCGTCTTCGGCGGCATACTCGGTTCCGTCCTCACTTACTTCCTGTACGGCTACGATTTCGGCGAAGGCATCTCCGCGCCGTTCTCGCTCGCCATCTACAACCACTTCGGATTCTCCAAGTTCTTCTCGCAACTTTCGGCCGACTTCATCCTCGACATCATCGACAAGTCCATCGTCGTCGCCATCGCCATCATCGCGCACAGGCTGCTCCCGCTCAAGCTGAAGCACCTCTACAGCCACATCTTCCTGTTCGACCCGAACCTCTCCGAACACCCGCACCAGTTCGGCAACTACAAGATCAGGCGTTCACTCCTGCGCAAAGTCATCGTCATCGTCATCATCGCCGAGATCCTCCTGGGTGCGCTCGCAAGCGTCACCGGATTCGTGCTGTACCGCCAGGTGTCGGTAGGCAAGTTCACCGACATCGCGCACGGCCTTACCGAAGCCGCCGCAGTAGCAATCGACGCGGACCGCGTAGACGAATACATCGCACAGGGCGAAAACGCCGAAGGGTACCTGAAAACCGAGGCGAACCTGTACAAGATACGCAACGGGTTCCAGCAGGCGATGTACCTGTACGTGTACAAGATTCTGGAAGACGGCTGCCACGTGGTGTTCGACCTCGACGCGGAAGACGGGGAAGAAGGCAGCGACCCGGGCTCGATCATCCCGTTCGACCCGTCGTTCGAGCCCTACTTGCCGCAACTCCTCAAGGGCGAAACAATCGATCCGATTATCTCCGACGACAAGTACGGCTGGCTCCTCACCGTGTACAAGCCGCTCAAGAATTCCGAAGGCAAGACCGTCGCCTACGTCGCCGCCGACATCTCGATGGGCGAGGTCCTCATCGACCAGGCGAAGTTCTTCATCAAGCTGCTCTCGATGTTCTTCGGGCTTTCCATCATCATCATGAGCATCGTGCTCGAGTTCGTGAACCGCGGCATCGTGAATCCCGTGAACCGCATGGCATCCGGCGCCATCCACTTCGCCTACAACCTGGAACAGAGCAGCGTGAGCAGCATCCAGGAGCTCGATTCCCTCAGCATCACCACCGAAGACGAAATCGAATACCTGTACAAGGCGCTCACCAAGACCTGCAAGGACTCGGTGAACTTCATCATAAGGCTAGAGAAGGCGGCGGAACGCATCACGCTCATGCAAGATGAAATTATTATCAACTTCGCAGAAATGGTCGAAGCGCGCGACAACAGCACGGGCAACCACATCAAGAAGACCGCCCACTATGTCGAGGCGATCGCGAAGGAACTGCAGCGCGAGGGCAAGTTCAGCGAAGTGCTCGACGACGCCTACATCGCAAAGCTCAAGCGTTCGGCGCCTCTCCACGACATCGGAAAAATCGCCGTCTCCGACCTCATATTGAACAAGCCGGGCAAGCTCACCGACGAAGAGTTCGAAATCATGAAGAGCCACACGACCGAAGGCTGCAACATCCTTACGAAAATCGAAGAGAACGCCAGCGATTCCATGGACGACGACTACCTCAAGGAAGCCATCGAGATGGCGCATTACCATCACGAGAAATGGGACGGCACGGGTTACCCCACCAAGATCAAGGGCGAAGCCATCCCGCTTTCGGCCCGCATCATGGCCGTGGCCGACGTGTTCGACGCGCTCGTGGCCGAACGCATCTACAAGAAGCCGTTCCCCTACGAGAAGGCGATGTCCATCATCACCGAGGGCGCGGGCAAGCATTTCGACCCTGTCGTGGTCGAAGCGTTCTGCCGCATTTCCGACGAACTCTACAAGAACCGCACGGTGCTCAACCACAAGCACAGCGGGGAAGGGAACGCCGCTTAACAAGCCCTCACAGGCAGGCTAGGGCAGGCCGCAATAGCCACCAGAATTCGACGCACAAACCAAAGTCGAACAGCAAACAAAAAAGCCCCGGAAATTAATCCGGAGCTTCTTTATGCGTATACAACAAACAAATTAACGGAACTCGTAAACCTTCGTCGCAAGCACGGTCTCGCCGCTCAGCATGTTGACCTTGATTTTAACCGTGGTCATCTTGCCGCGCGGAATCTGCACCGTGGCGCTGTAGCCGATGCCTGTCTGCGACGGAATAAACTTGGTTTCGAAATTCTTGCCAGCAACCACCACGTCCACGGACTTGATTCCCGCAGGGTCGTTGTTGATGACGTTCTCCACATCGAACTGGATTTCGGGATACATGACCGATCCCTGCGAAACCTTCTTCTTGAGCGTCTCCCTGCTACCGCCGCGGATGTTCACCTGCACGCCCGACTTGGGATAGCACTTGAGTTCGCGCTCGATAGTGCCGTTGAAGTCGGGAGCGTTCTCGGGCACGAACTTGTAGACGCGCGTGCCGGGGAGGAGCTTGAGCGCCGCCGCCGGATTGTCCCTCTCGAGCACGAGGGATTTCAGCAGGCTGTCGCCCGTGTAGATGGAGAGCTTGCCTTCGTTGTCGGTGTAGCCGCTGGTGGTGTAAAGAGCCTCGCAGTTGCCCACGTCGGACTTGATTACTTTCACGGTGCGGTCTATCCTGTACTTAAACGACACGCTGCCGCATTCGAACGTGGCATTATCCACCGTGCACATGGCGTCGAACTTCTTCGCGCCGATGGCGCCGCGGCTCCACTTGGGAACAAAGCGAATGCGCTTGCCTTCGGATTCGTAGCGTTCGGAACCGATGGAAACCTGCATACCCGGAGTGCACGTCACGAAAATTTCGACGCTGTCGGCCTTCACCACGGCGGGGACGGGCTCGAACTTGCACGCAAACTTGGACTTCAGATCCTGATTGCGCTTTTCGATCTTCGCGTCGAGTTCCTTGGCCTGCGACTGGATATCGGCATCGGACTTCGTAGTATCGTCGATCGCGGCGCCGAGTTTCTTCGCGAAGTCGGGGTCGCCAGCGTTCTTCGCCTCGACAACTACGGGCGGCTTGCCCTTACGGAAAGCGACGTACTGCTTAGCCTTCACCGAGACCTTCTGGCCGTTTTCTTCCATGTCCATCGCGCCCGTGTTCAAGGCACCGAAAGACTGCCCGCCTTCCGTAACGCCTATAGTACCGTCCGTACCGCGGATCGATGCGGTCATGGTGCCGGTCTTGAACTTGAACTGGCTCTTCTTGCCGGTCTGCTTCTGCGCGTTGAACCGCAGCAGGCCCTTCTTGATGTTGACTTCGGAATTCTGAGAATCCTTCATGAACAACACCTGCGTGAACTCGACAAGCGCATTCTCCTCGATGGAGATGGTACTTCCTTCGGGCATCGAGATGAGCACGTTGGATTCCATATCCGTCTGGATGAGATCCTTGTCCTGAACTTTCGCGCCAACGCGCAAACTGGACCAGTCGCCCTGGCCCTTCTTTTTGAGGGAAACATCGCCGAGCACGGAACGAACCTTGGCGCTCTGCGGCGCCGCGAACGACAGGGTGACGGCCATAATCGCCCAAGCTGCTATGTATTTCTTAAACATCATAGGCACCTCTAAGTTTTACCAACTAAATATAGTCTTAAAAAAAGAAAAAAGTACGGTTCGAACCATTCTAAAAAGATATATCTTCTAAAATTTGGCCCCCGTCACATTTTTTGTGCCCGGACCACCTGAACCGCAGGTCCATTTTGCTAAATTCCGCCAAAAAACCAAGAGATTCGAAATGATCCGCAAGCTGCTACTTATCGCCGCCATAACCGCCGGAATGACGTTCGCGCAATCCGAATCCGCACAATCCGACGCGGCCGCACAGCCCGAAACCGCGCTGGCCGCACCCGGATCCGACCCGGCCTGGAACGTAAGCGTCCATCCGGTGAGCCTCGTCGTGTTCTCCGCGCTCGGACTCAGGTCTCTGTACGTAGACGTGGAACGCACCACCTCGGCGCACACCTCGATTATCGTCACCCCGAACGTCGTCTATTTCAATAGCGACTACTACGACGCCAAGAACGACGCGGACTTCAGCGCCCTGGTATTCGGACTTGCAGGCGGATTCCGCTTTTACCTGAACCCCGGCCACAACGGCCTCTACTTCGAGGCGCAACTCCAGTACGCGCATACCGGCATCAACTACGACGACGAAGAAAAATTCGGGAGCGCATCTTCGAACACGTTCGGCCCGTACGCCCTCGCCGGCTGGAAGTTCGTGAACGGCCGCCTCACTCTGGCGGTGGACGCGGGCGTCGGCTTCAATATCGTTTCGGCATCGTCGGAAGACGGAAGCGTAAAACGCACATCAACAGATATCGAAAAAGACACCGAACTGTTCAAGGCGAGCGGTTTCGGCACCGACATCAACTTGACGCTCGGCATCGCGTTCTAGCAAAAAAATTCCCGCGCAGACGAGGAAATCCGCCCCTCGCATCTGTTGATATCAACGTTTATAAATGTTGATAGATTGTTGATATCTATAGCAGTATGCCTTTTTCTCTATCACCACATTTCACCCATTATTCACAAGTGGGACAAAATGTT is a genomic window containing:
- a CDS encoding FecR domain-containing protein, which gives rise to MMFKKYIAAWAIMAVTLSFAAPQSAKVRSVLGDVSLKKKGQGDWSSLRVGAKVQDKDLIQTDMESNVLISMPEGSTISIEENALVEFTQVLFMKDSQNSEVNIKKGLLRFNAQKQTGKKSQFKFKTGTMTASIRGTDGTIGVTEGGQSFGALNTGAMDMEENGQKVSVKAKQYVAFRKGKPPVVVEAKNAGDPDFAKKLGAAIDDTTKSDADIQSQAKELDAKIEKRNQDLKSKFACKFEPVPAVVKADSVEIFVTCTPGMQVSIGSERYESEGKRIRFVPKWSRGAIGAKKFDAMCTVDNATFECGSVSFKYRIDRTVKVIKSDVGNCEALYTTSGYTDNEGKLSIYTGDSLLKSLVLERDNPAAALKLLPGTRVYKFVPENAPDFNGTIERELKCYPKSGVQVNIRGGSRETLKKKVSQGSVMYPEIQFDVENVINNDPAGIKSVDVVVAGKNFETKFIPSQTGIGYSATVQIPRGKMTTVKIKVNMLSGETVLATKVYEFR
- a CDS encoding HD domain-containing phosphohydrolase codes for the protein MLWTSVSKSKKILWAAGLICVAILINLILSKLVLFFEIPIYADCIGTIIAAMLGGTLPAVLVGFCSNAINGISNLTTLYYGIISILIGVAAALFQQNGFFRSALKACIAVLTFAVFGGILGSVLTYFLYGYDFGEGISAPFSLAIYNHFGFSKFFSQLSADFILDIIDKSIVVAIAIIAHRLLPLKLKHLYSHIFLFDPNLSEHPHQFGNYKIRRSLLRKVIVIVIIAEILLGALASVTGFVLYRQVSVGKFTDIAHGLTEAAAVAIDADRVDEYIAQGENAEGYLKTEANLYKIRNGFQQAMYLYVYKILEDGCHVVFDLDAEDGEEGSDPGSIIPFDPSFEPYLPQLLKGETIDPIISDDKYGWLLTVYKPLKNSEGKTVAYVAADISMGEVLIDQAKFFIKLLSMFFGLSIIIMSIVLEFVNRGIVNPVNRMASGAIHFAYNLEQSSVSSIQELDSLSITTEDEIEYLYKALTKTCKDSVNFIIRLEKAAERITLMQDEIIINFAEMVEARDNSTGNHIKKTAHYVEAIAKELQREGKFSEVLDDAYIAKLKRSAPLHDIGKIAVSDLILNKPGKLTDEEFEIMKSHTTEGCNILTKIEENASDSMDDDYLKEAIEMAHYHHEKWDGTGYPTKIKGEAIPLSARIMAVADVFDALVAERIYKKPFPYEKAMSIITEGAGKHFDPVVVEAFCRISDELYKNRTVLNHKHSGEGNAA